In the genome of Halapricum salinum, one region contains:
- a CDS encoding ArnT family glycosyltransferase has translation MLGLGSLAARAKRRVLADLRSDPYLVAILAGAAVFAGLFVWQEIPNFATWDGRDRVLDPMVAYGRVIDEPSLGALREGVVWGREPFGSTFYLYGLVVLPVVLAAAVVGDLDAFAQFGLPTQEFGFWEVWHATPEWIWTWTILLIRLLNVLFALGAVYLTYRLGTQLRDRTTGRLAGAFLAVTWGLITLVHEAGEDVPSLFVLLLALYLLVRYVQDGSQWYFFAASAAGAAAMTLKLTTALIVFVIPIAHLIRVQGEGRDWRSILDDRALIAKGAGIGALVIVLGFPTLLVGGVAEFVSRVFGHPAYRVTVTKGPDAPIWWWFLRGYLTTLGLPLFLAGVAGVGAALVRFRRRLPAVDASAVLLMYLLGHVLLLATWHDFRPHHLLPTLPLLVVFLAIGLADLRDRRPAIARPVIAVLLLTTAAYAGVGAAQYGSMPRAEAVDWMNDNVDRNATMEIYTSGFEEAAVPHWLEVQYIDGVEDQSTLEPCPEYVQLTYRDLLYLRDVPDDHRTWFTRTNTTERREHYRGLLNGSYGYEIVAEFGDRPPNFVPDRPTPGSITEILRNGIYPHTNQYSDEQELRENQYVAILRRNGTCTRPLDRPPGT, from the coding sequence ATGTTGGGTCTGGGGTCGCTGGCTGCTCGAGCGAAGCGACGGGTCCTCGCCGATCTCCGTTCGGACCCGTATCTCGTGGCGATCCTCGCCGGCGCGGCCGTCTTTGCCGGGCTGTTCGTCTGGCAAGAGATTCCGAACTTCGCGACCTGGGACGGCCGCGATCGGGTGCTCGATCCGATGGTCGCCTACGGGCGGGTCATCGACGAGCCGAGTCTGGGCGCGCTCCGCGAGGGAGTCGTCTGGGGGCGCGAACCGTTCGGATCGACGTTTTACCTCTACGGACTCGTCGTCCTGCCGGTCGTGCTGGCGGCTGCGGTCGTCGGCGATCTCGACGCCTTCGCCCAGTTCGGACTGCCGACCCAGGAGTTCGGCTTCTGGGAAGTCTGGCACGCGACGCCCGAATGGATCTGGACGTGGACGATACTGCTCATCCGTCTTCTGAACGTCCTGTTCGCCCTCGGCGCGGTCTATCTCACCTACCGACTCGGGACGCAACTTCGCGACCGGACGACCGGGCGACTGGCCGGCGCGTTCCTCGCCGTCACCTGGGGGCTGATCACGCTCGTCCACGAGGCCGGCGAGGACGTGCCGTCGCTGTTCGTGCTGTTGCTCGCGCTCTACCTGCTCGTGCGGTACGTCCAGGACGGTTCACAATGGTACTTCTTCGCCGCGAGCGCGGCCGGCGCGGCCGCGATGACGCTGAAACTGACGACCGCGCTGATCGTGTTCGTGATCCCCATCGCGCACCTGATCCGCGTCCAGGGTGAGGGCCGAGACTGGCGGTCGATACTGGACGATCGTGCCCTGATCGCGAAAGGCGCGGGAATCGGCGCACTCGTGATCGTCCTCGGCTTTCCCACGTTACTCGTCGGGGGCGTCGCCGAGTTCGTCTCGCGGGTCTTCGGCCATCCGGCCTACCGGGTCACGGTCACGAAAGGCCCCGACGCCCCCATCTGGTGGTGGTTCCTCCGCGGCTATCTCACGACGCTGGGTCTCCCGCTATTCCTGGCAGGAGTTGCGGGCGTCGGCGCCGCACTCGTCCGGTTCCGCCGGCGACTGCCCGCCGTCGACGCCTCGGCCGTCCTCCTGATGTATCTACTGGGCCACGTGCTCTTGCTCGCGACCTGGCACGACTTCCGGCCGCATCACCTCCTCCCCACGCTGCCGCTGCTCGTCGTATTCCTGGCGATCGGCCTCGCGGACCTGCGCGACCGTAGACCTGCGATTGCTCGGCCCGTGATCGCGGTGTTGTTGCTCACGACAGCCGCCTACGCCGGCGTGGGCGCGGCCCAGTACGGCTCGATGCCCAGAGCGGAAGCCGTCGACTGGATGAACGACAACGTCGACCGGAACGCGACCATGGAGATCTACACCTCCGGGTTCGAGGAGGCCGCCGTCCCCCACTGGCTGGAGGTTCAGTACATCGACGGGGTCGAGGACCAATCGACGCTGGAGCCCTGCCCCGAATACGTCCAGCTCACCTATCGTGACTTACTGTATCTCCGTGACGTGCCCGACGACCACCGGACGTGGTTCACCCGGACCAATACCACCGAACGGCGCGAGCACTACCGGGGGCTACTCAACGGGAGCTACGGCTACGAGATCGTCGCCGAGTTCGGGGATCGACCACCCAACTTCGTCCCCGATCGACCCACGCCGGGATCGATCACCGAGATTCTCCGCAACGGGATCTACCCACACACGAACCAGTACTCCGACGAGCAGGAACTGCGCGAGAATCAGTACGTCGCGATCCTCCGACGGAACGGTACCTGCACTCGCCCGCTCGACCGCCCGCCCGGAACGTGA
- a CDS encoding HAD family hydrolase: protein MANAAYDVWLFDLDGTLIDIEPDHPRWVFDEIGDCLGRDFSDQEVRILWHGLGGTRNEQLREWRIDPEPFWEAFHEIEDPIRRAEATYLYDDAERLLASLDRPVGLVTHSQTHLTEAALDHLDIADWFDTVVCCDDEIGWKPDPDPVHLALSDLGVAGNGHDGVFVGDSPGDVGAAWNAGLDAAHVERFDPHERGQCVRADHRVDRLDDLWALAGTADSGSEDAG from the coding sequence ATGGCGAACGCGGCCTACGATGTCTGGTTGTTCGACCTCGACGGGACGCTGATCGACATCGAACCCGACCATCCGCGGTGGGTGTTCGACGAGATCGGGGACTGCCTGGGCCGCGACTTCTCCGATCAAGAAGTGCGGATTCTCTGGCACGGTCTCGGCGGGACACGCAACGAGCAACTGCGCGAGTGGAGGATCGATCCCGAGCCGTTCTGGGAGGCCTTCCACGAGATCGAAGATCCGATCCGCCGCGCAGAGGCGACCTACCTCTACGACGACGCCGAACGGTTGCTCGCCTCGCTCGATCGCCCGGTCGGCCTCGTCACCCACAGCCAGACCCACCTCACCGAGGCCGCGCTGGACCACCTCGACATCGCCGACTGGTTCGACACCGTCGTCTGCTGTGACGACGAGATCGGCTGGAAACCCGACCCCGACCCGGTCCACCTCGCGCTCTCCGATCTGGGCGTCGCCGGCAACGGCCACGACGGCGTCTTCGTCGGCGACAGTCCCGGCGACGTGGGCGCGGCCTGGAACGCCGGTCTCGACGCCGCCCACGTCGAACGCTTCGATCCGCACGAGCGCGGCCAGTGTGTCCGAGCCGACCACCGCGTCGATCGCCTGGACGACCTCTGGGCGCTCGCTGGGACTGCCGACAGTGGCTCCGAAGACGCCGGGTGA
- a CDS encoding molybdopterin biosynthesis protein gives MSDRTEFRDLASPEEAHETIADLDVGGGTETVALDEARGRVLAERLEATIDVPGFDRAGMDGYAVRARDTVGAGEANPVELELAGAVHAGENPDVTVEAGTTVEISTGAVLPEGADAVVKVERTDQPDEGTVAIRTAVTPSQNVMLAGADIAAGERALGPGTEITAREIGLLSALGVADVSVRAPPRVGIVSTGDELVRPGEDLDHRAGQIYDVNTHTIAAGVEEAGGEAVTYPHVGDDLDELERVLRQAAEECDLVLSSGSTSASTVDVIYRVVEDLGDLLLHGVAVKPGKPMLVGRFAEAAYVGLPGYPVSALTIFRTFVAPAIREAAGLPEGRTATITGRMAVRERFEQGRLRYMPVGLVEGGSRTEPDSRAAAPRESGAGETLVYPVDKGSGATTSLTAADGVVAMEPDTNELSSGERVEVQLFSPSVRIPTLVGCGEDDPALSRLLDQVERPRYLADGSRAGVRRLEDGITDVAALSGPIEPPSDATEVGSWTREWGLLVPEGNPDAVEGLDSLVAADLSFVNRPRDSGLRATFDAALAHLDTENAADEISGYERAARAHESPARMVARGDVDAGLGLRVSAEKLGLGFVSLGSETVRVVAAEDRAGKPGVEALATAIDDETVFESLAGYEP, from the coding sequence ATGAGTGACCGGACCGAGTTCCGTGACCTCGCGAGCCCCGAGGAGGCTCACGAGACGATCGCGGACCTGGATGTCGGTGGCGGCACCGAAACTGTCGCCCTCGACGAGGCTCGCGGCCGGGTGCTGGCCGAGCGCCTGGAGGCGACTATCGACGTCCCGGGGTTCGACCGGGCGGGTATGGACGGCTACGCAGTTCGGGCCCGCGACACGGTGGGCGCGGGCGAGGCGAATCCCGTCGAACTCGAACTCGCTGGAGCGGTTCACGCCGGTGAAAATCCCGATGTGACAGTCGAGGCGGGGACGACAGTCGAGATCTCGACTGGCGCAGTGCTGCCCGAGGGCGCGGACGCCGTGGTCAAAGTCGAGCGCACCGACCAGCCGGACGAGGGGACGGTCGCGATCCGGACGGCGGTCACGCCCAGCCAGAACGTCATGCTCGCGGGCGCGGACATCGCGGCGGGTGAGCGCGCACTCGGACCCGGGACCGAGATTACGGCCCGCGAGATCGGCCTCCTGTCGGCACTCGGCGTCGCCGACGTCTCCGTGAGAGCACCGCCGCGGGTCGGGATCGTCTCGACGGGCGACGAACTCGTCCGGCCAGGCGAGGACCTCGACCACCGCGCGGGCCAGATCTACGACGTCAACACCCACACGATCGCTGCTGGCGTCGAAGAGGCCGGCGGCGAGGCCGTCACCTACCCCCACGTCGGCGACGATCTGGACGAACTGGAACGAGTCCTCCGGCAGGCCGCCGAGGAGTGCGACCTCGTCCTTTCCTCGGGGTCGACGAGCGCCTCGACGGTAGACGTGATCTATCGCGTGGTCGAGGACCTGGGCGACCTGCTCTTGCACGGGGTCGCCGTCAAGCCGGGCAAACCGATGCTCGTCGGGCGCTTCGCGGAGGCGGCCTACGTCGGACTGCCGGGCTATCCCGTCTCGGCGCTGACGATCTTCCGGACGTTCGTCGCGCCTGCGATCCGCGAGGCTGCGGGCCTGCCGGAAGGGCGAACGGCGACGATCACTGGGCGGATGGCCGTTCGCGAGCGCTTCGAACAAGGTCGGCTACGGTACATGCCGGTCGGGCTGGTCGAGGGCGGTTCGAGGACCGAACCGGACAGTCGAGCGGCAGCGCCGCGAGAGAGTGGGGCGGGCGAGACGTTGGTCTATCCGGTCGACAAGGGCAGCGGCGCGACGACGTCGCTGACGGCTGCCGACGGCGTCGTGGCGATGGAACCGGACACGAACGAACTCTCCTCGGGTGAGAGGGTCGAGGTCCAGCTGTTCTCGCCCTCGGTGCGTATTCCGACGCTCGTGGGGTGTGGTGAGGACGATCCGGCGCTGTCGCGATTGCTCGACCAGGTGGAGCGGCCGCGCTATCTCGCGGATGGCTCGCGAGCAGGTGTCCGCCGACTCGAAGACGGGATCACCGACGTCGCGGCTCTCAGCGGGCCGATCGAGCCCCCGTCGGACGCCACGGAGGTCGGTTCGTGGACTCGCGAGTGGGGCTTGCTCGTCCCCGAGGGCAACCCAGACGCTGTCGAGGGGCTTGACTCGCTCGTCGCGGCGGATCTGTCGTTCGTCAATCGACCCCGGGACAGCGGCCTGCGGGCGACGTTCGACGCTGCGCTCGCTCATCTGGATACCGAGAACGCAGCCGACGAGATTTCGGGCTACGAGCGGGCAGCCCGCGCCCACGAGAGCCCGGCGCGGATGGTCGCGCGCGGCGACGTCGACGCGGGACTCGGGCTCCGGGTGTCGGCCGAGAAACTCGGGCTGGGATTCGTCTCGCTGGGGTCCGAGACGGTTCGGGTCGTCGCAGCCGAGGACCGCGCCGGGAAACCCGGTGTCGAAGCACTCGCGACGGCGATCGACGACGAGACAGTGTTCGAGTCGCTGGCGGGCTACGAACCCTGA
- a CDS encoding WD40/YVTN/BNR-like repeat-containing protein, which produces MLYAGSDDGVYRIDAESTRKVLDAGRVYRVRQFDGVDGAFATGESGLYHTADGEQWSQLSVPESSVYSVTTDPSGRTLYAGTRPARIYSADLSAGLPAESADWAELDGFRDLREQADWGLPRHDDKAQVRSLQTHPDAPERIVAGLEVGGVFVSDDGGDTWVARHASDVDSEHPDDVHELVIDDSETFVTATGDGLFRTADAGRTWRRLDTGHSQRYFRGALVHDGVVYAGGAHGPSPTWDENTDHAIFESHDGETVETVLSPVPDELVVGGCVADDEVFLSTHRGSILRRTDDGYSKFGSVPTPGQLRGRYLHLTAVDV; this is translated from the coding sequence ATGTTGTACGCAGGAAGCGACGATGGCGTGTATCGAATCGACGCCGAGTCTACGAGGAAGGTGCTCGACGCCGGGCGCGTGTATCGCGTTCGGCAGTTCGACGGCGTCGACGGCGCGTTCGCGACAGGCGAGTCCGGGCTGTATCACACCGCCGACGGCGAGCAGTGGTCGCAACTGAGTGTCCCCGAGTCGTCGGTGTATTCGGTCACTACCGATCCATCGGGACGCACGCTCTACGCGGGGACGCGACCGGCCCGGATCTACAGCGCCGACCTCTCGGCGGGCCTCCCGGCCGAGTCAGCGGACTGGGCCGAACTCGACGGCTTTCGCGACCTCCGCGAACAGGCCGACTGGGGCCTGCCGCGCCACGACGACAAGGCCCAGGTGCGGAGTCTGCAGACCCACCCCGACGCCCCCGAACGGATCGTCGCCGGTCTCGAAGTCGGTGGCGTCTTCGTCAGCGACGACGGGGGCGACACGTGGGTCGCACGCCACGCTAGCGACGTCGACTCCGAACACCCCGACGACGTCCACGAACTCGTGATCGACGACAGCGAGACGTTCGTCACCGCGACCGGCGACGGTCTCTTCCGAACCGCGGACGCCGGCCGCACCTGGCGACGGCTCGACACCGGCCACAGTCAGCGATATTTCCGGGGTGCACTCGTCCACGACGGCGTCGTCTACGCCGGGGGCGCACACGGTCCCTCGCCGACCTGGGACGAGAACACCGACCACGCCATCTTCGAGTCTCACGACGGCGAGACGGTCGAGACGGTCCTCTCACCCGTCCCCGACGAACTGGTGGTCGGCGGCTGTGTCGCAGACGACGAGGTGTTCCTCTCGACCCACCGCGGCAGCATCCTCCGGCGAACCGACGACGGCTACTCGAAGTTCGGGTCGGTCCCGACACCGGGCCAGCTTCGGGGACGATACCTCCACCTCACGGCTGTCGACGTGTAG
- a CDS encoding molybdopterin molybdotransferase MoeA has translation MSDESRGFSEVTRLADAVATIQEATTPIDRTDRLPLSAAEDRVLAAPVTARRNVPHYERAAMDGYAVRASETFDASERSPVVMERQNVDSGPVEPGQAQWVHTGSPIPEGADAVVKVERTRQRDDRVEIETAVAEGANVGPVGEDVSEGQQLFEAGHQLRPSDLGLCKVAGVGKVAVSQRPTVGVVPTGDELVQHDPEPGEIVETNGFTVSRYVERWGGAATDRNIVADQRSALRSAIQRDLTKDIVVTTGGSSVGERDLLPEVVEDLGEVLVHGIAIKPGHPAGLGIVEGRPIVMLPGYPVSCIVGAVQLLRPLLKHIGHLPTNPLPRTEARLARKIPSEVGVRTFARVRLGDNEESEPIAEPTRTSGASVLSSVAEADGWVVVPESREGIPQGETVAVENWEYNE, from the coding sequence ATGAGCGACGAATCGAGGGGATTCAGCGAGGTGACACGGCTGGCCGACGCGGTGGCGACGATCCAGGAGGCGACGACGCCGATCGATCGCACGGATCGACTCCCGCTGTCGGCGGCCGAGGACCGCGTCCTCGCCGCGCCAGTCACGGCCCGGCGCAACGTGCCCCACTACGAGCGGGCGGCGATGGACGGGTACGCCGTACGCGCCAGCGAGACGTTCGACGCGAGCGAGCGCTCGCCCGTCGTCATGGAGCGCCAGAACGTCGACTCGGGACCCGTCGAACCTGGACAGGCCCAGTGGGTCCACACCGGGAGTCCGATTCCCGAGGGCGCTGACGCCGTCGTCAAGGTCGAACGAACGCGCCAGCGTGACGACCGCGTTGAGATCGAAACGGCCGTCGCCGAGGGGGCCAACGTCGGTCCAGTGGGCGAGGACGTCTCGGAGGGCCAGCAGCTGTTCGAAGCCGGCCATCAGCTTCGACCCTCGGATCTCGGCCTGTGCAAGGTCGCCGGCGTCGGGAAGGTCGCGGTCTCCCAGCGACCGACTGTCGGGGTCGTTCCGACCGGCGACGAACTCGTCCAGCACGATCCTGAGCCGGGCGAGATCGTCGAGACCAACGGCTTCACGGTTTCGCGGTACGTCGAGCGCTGGGGCGGGGCTGCGACGGATCGAAATATCGTCGCCGACCAGCGTTCGGCGCTGCGGTCGGCCATCCAGCGGGACCTGACCAAGGACATCGTCGTCACGACCGGCGGGTCGTCGGTCGGCGAGCGCGACCTGCTCCCCGAAGTCGTCGAGGACCTCGGCGAGGTGCTGGTTCACGGCATCGCGATCAAACCCGGCCATCCCGCCGGCCTCGGGATCGTCGAGGGTCGCCCGATCGTCATGCTGCCGGGCTATCCCGTCTCCTGTATCGTCGGCGCGGTCCAGTTACTTCGCCCCCTCCTGAAGCACATCGGCCACTTGCCGACGAATCCGCTGCCGAGGACGGAGGCACGACTCGCCCGAAAGATCCCGAGCGAGGTCGGCGTTCGGACCTTCGCTCGCGTTCGCCTGGGGGACAACGAAGAGAGTGAGCCGATCGCCGAACCGACCCGGACGAGCGGCGCGAGCGTCCTTTCGAGCGTGGCCGAGGCCGACGGCTGGGTCGTCGTCCCCGAGTCCCGGGAGGGAATCCCACAGGGCGAAACAGTCGCGGTCGAGAACTGGGAGTACAATGAGTGA